The genomic region TCTGTAGCCACATCTCTTGACGGATCCTTGTTGGTTTCTGGAGACTCCACCGGTAAATGTACTGTAACGGAGATTTTCTCGAACCAACCTCTAAAAGAAATACGAGCTCTTTCCACCAATGATTCTACGGGACCAGTATCAAATCTTATTGTATTCCCAGTCACTCAACAGTCTGAATCTTTGCTAGACGTAACCAAAATCGTGAAGCCATGGAAATTCCCAAACCTACAAAGAGCCATTGTGGACCGCAAACATGGAATCAACGATGTATATGTTCAATTCCATGAGAATTCCGTACATAATGTTCTTCCAGTGTCCGATTTTGATTCTTATCTGGATACAGTTGCATCCGAGGAACATATTTTCCACCAAACTGGTTCAATAAATTCTACGGTGAACCGTGTGGGTCAAACGAAGGCTTCCATGACAGCTACCGCAAAAGAATCCAAGGTATCGTCAGACGATGATATATACAAGTCCAAGGACAAGCAAATTGCCCAATTGAACGGAACTGTTGCATCTCTCACGGATGCTTACAAGGAACTAAGGAAGATGCATGAGgatttgatgaaagaaCATCAGCAATTACTAAGCAAAAATGGAACTCAAACTGAGAACTGAGAAGAAGTCCGTGCTCATAACTAAAGGACCAAAAGtatataatataatatatttTCAGTTTAAGTCATTATAGAGCCATGTTTACAATGGCAAACCTAATTGGAGCCTTACTCTTTCAAATGCTGCTCGAAATTTTCATGCGTTGTTGTAcgtgaaaagaaattttttttccatcGATGAGACAAACTCTAAGGAATCAAAAAGTCCCCAAGAACCGATGAGgtgagatgagatgagatgaaatgaaaaggTTTGCAATACTCTCTAAAGCCGTTATTATACATTGCTATAGATAGAgttaagaagaaacaataTATTGGTTTAGAACAGATAACATGTCCGAGGAACAAAAGCTTACAAAAAAGCAACTCAAAGCTCAACAGTTCAAGAAGAGTAAAGATGAGAGAGAGACTGACAAAGAGGAtaagaagaggaaaagagaagaagaggagaaGCAGAAGCTAGAGCAAGACCaaacttcaaagaagaagagaaaaactagaagaggaaaaggTGGCAAGGGCACGAAGAAGGGGAACAGGTTTATTGTGTTTGTGGGGAATATAGGCCGTGAAACAACTGCATCGCAATTACAAGCTCATTTCAAGGCCAGCAGTCCAGACCACATTAGAATGAGACAAGACAAGGGAATTGCATTCCTTGAATTTGACGGAGATAAAGACCACAAGAACatacaaagaagaatggaCGTCGCATTACTTCAACATAAGACGATGCTCGGAGACCGCAAGATCAACGTTGAACTAACAgttggtggtggtggtaaCAGTGCAACACGTCTTGAGAAGCTAAGAACTAAGAACGATAAACTGGACATTGAGCGTAATCAACGTATGGCTAAACTAATCAGCGACAGCAGAGGCAACAAGAAGACGGACCAGGACTCTGAATCAAATGGCGCAGAGAAGAACGAACCCAAGAAACCTTCATCTGTACCTGCAGGAATCCATCCAGACAGAGCAAGATTTATTAAATGAGAAGACTCTCAGGATCTCAACTGAGTCAATGTATAATAGCGTACTCACATGttatgtgtatatatatatacagaCATGCATATGTTTCCCGTGCAAGAAGCAGAACAGAGAGCGAGTCACGTGAACAACACCGTTATCAATGATGCCCTTTCCAAATCCTGTGTCGCTTAATGCGAATTAATCCAACGAATCCTCGGGGATAGGATATTGCCAATCCAGGTCAATTGCGAACAGTCGCTTAATCCAAGAAGcgaatgaaaaaaaacGACAGTAGACTGGAGTCCTGACGTTCGTTCCAACATAATCACACTTACATATGAATGGAATGCATGTAAACATATACGAACAAGAATAAGAGCCGTAACGACCCATCAGTCCATTCTCTAGTGTAAATCAGAACGGGAGACAGAGAGTTAGTTCCTCACATAAATCGAACTTGCAACAGTAAATTGATACGAAAACCAGATCGATTACGGCAAATCAAGTATATCACGTTTATCAGATAAAGAGTCAACGTTGTCGTCCTTTCTTGCGCAGATTAGTCTTTTATCTTTTGGGAAATACCAAGGGAAAAGGAAATCCGTCCttaaaggaaaaaaaaatttgaatttatatattattaAAACAAAACATAATAGACCGCAAGCATCCAGACAGTAGGTTTTctccaattctttcagaTTCCTACCCTTACCTATTCGCTTAGCAGTTGGCTGTAAATAGTTCTACTTCCAACAACACGCTTCATTTCTCCAGTTTAGCACGTTTCTGCTACAGGGTGAGTTTTCGGTAcggaaaagaaagacataGAGTTCCCCTTTAGTGCCACTGCTCAGGATAAATTCGGTATTACAAAACAAAACTGCAGAAGAACTTTCTGAAAGGGATTGATAGACCTGCTTCATATTGTGTTGTATACAAAGGAATAGAATTATAAAGTAGCTACTCGGTGTTTTTACGAGGATATCAGTTTTTTAGAATCGATAATTAGAGTTAATCAGGCTCTGATATCGATATCGACAAAGCAAAATAATTAGAACCAGACCACAACGTTATTGGAACAATGTCATCGTTAACTAAACTGttacaagaaaaaagaaatcaggAACCTTCGTCAAAGTCCGCTCTAACGAGTTCTTTGAAAGGTTCCTTGGCAGAATCAAGAAACTCCAATTCACAGTCTCATGCTGGACATCCAAACGGAACCGTGGTATCCAGCCCGATGGAAATAAGGGATGGTGCTGGTGGTAGTGATACAACCGTAACACAGGTTGATTCAAATGACGATGGATCTCTGGAAGCGTCATATGAGTTTTCTCAATCTTTTGTCAATGCTAATTCAGCTCATACTGCAACCATGTACGGCTCTTCGGTGCCAAACAGATCTCGCTCGGGCTCCATCCTTATTTCAAGCGGGAAATTCCCACAAGATACCAACGGAAGAGGTGTACCAGGAAGACTTGGTACAAGTATTGGGAGACACACCACTTCGACAAGTGTCATTTCGAACAATTTACCATCGCTTTCATCTAGTATACCATACTCGGCACCAAATTCCAATACAACAAACGACTCAACTGTTAATAGTGCCGAATCCTCTGCATCTTCCTCGTGGCTGGATAAGCATGGGTCGTTGCCCAGTAATATAGCTGCCATCGACTCAAACGTGATCTCTTCGCCAAAAGTTGAATCTGTGGAGCCCAGATTTGTCatttcaaaacagaaactaCAACAGAAATCAAATATGAATCATGACACCGGTAAGCCAGTGTCAAGATCGAGTTCGTTATCCTCACAGCTAGGaagttttttcttttcgaaaaacAAGGATAATGAACCGAGTTTAGTAGCCTCTTCGTATGGCGCTGGCGTCTCTCAGACCAATAACTACTACAACAACTCCAACTCCAATAGTAACACGAATTCcaacaataacaacaacagcagtGCAATCCCTTCCTCCTCGACGAGCCATGGTTCATCCATTCCAAAACCCATTAGGGCTAGAGCATCGTCCATTTACAATTCATCAAGACAACCTACTGCCTCATATAATGAGCATGTTTTGGGGTCTCCGCAATCATTGCATGAAAACCTCTCTCAGAATCAATATACTCCAAAATCTCGTCACAGCTCCGTTGCtgatttgaagagattCTTTAAAAAACACGGTAACTCCTCCGCTTCATACAGTGAGTCTCCACCAATCAGTGCTAACTTTTCAAATGCAAGCGGTGCAAGTGCAGGATTTGCGCCTGGATCATTGGGATCCAATGACGTTGTGTACGCTGCTTCGCATGTACCTGCATTACCATTCAGTAAACGTTACCTTAAAACTGGGGAAAATTTGGGTGCCGGTGCCGGTGGTTCCGTTAGATTAATGAAAAGGATCAGTGATAACCAAGTCTTTGCTGTAAAAGAATTCAGACCAAAGTTTGAACACGAAAGTAAGCGTGATTATGTGAAGAAAATTACTTCTGAATACTGTATTGGTACAACTTTACGTCATCCAAACATCATATCCACTATTGAAATTGTTTACGAAAACAACAGGATCTTCCAAGTCATGGAGTATTGTGATTATGACCTTTTCGCCATCGTCATGAGTAATAAGATGTCGTATGAAGAaatctgttgttgtttcaaGCAAATCTTGACCGGTGTAGAATATTTACACAGTATTGGTCTGGCGCATCGTGATATGAAGTTGGACAACTGTGTAATAAACAACCAGGGTATAGTGAAGTTGATTGACTTCGGTGCTGCAGAAGTCTTCTCCTACCCCCACTCAAAAACTTTAATCGAGTCAAGTGGCATTGTTGGAAGTGATCCATATTTGGCTCCCGAAGTTTGTATATTTACCAAGTATGACCCAAGACCTGTTGATATATGGTCCGTTGCCATTTTGTTTGCATGTATGGtattaaagaaattccCATGGAAGATACCTAAGTTAAAGGAtaattccttcaaattcttctgttCGGGAAGAGACTGCGATTCCTTGAGTGCTTTAGTCACAAAAACACCTAAACCGCCAAGTTATGACAATGCCGTCCAATCTGATGAGCCAGCTGAGAGCACATCTAAATCGAACAACCCATCTGATCCAAACAACACGAATATTGGTCCTCAAAGACTACTTCATTCCTTACCGGAAGAGACCCACCACATTATCGGTAGGATGGTAGACTTGGCTCCTGCTTGTAGAGCcaatattgaagaagtatTAAATGACCCTTGGATTCAATCCATTGACATGTGCACCGTTGAAGTAGACAACCAAGGTAACTACGTCGTGCACCCTGGAATGGACCACAAACATACCCAAGTTGATCAAAGCGAAGCCCACATTGCTggtcttgaaaagaaaaaaaaggcaaaaTAAATTAAGAGAGAGAGTAAAACTAGCAATCCGGCTGAGGTATGTTCTACAGCATGTTTTATCAAATAAGAGTAACTCTTCTGAGACGACATAGACTTCTAATTGTTGTGCAATCGTTATAAATTATCTCTCCTGTAAAAGTACACAAATGTATAAAATATTTAAGAACAATTCTTGGCATTCTCATAAAATTAATGCTTTATAACGTTAGCAACCTTTGGCATGAAGTCGGTACACATCGCAGCATATGGTTCTATTTAGCAGACAATGAATTGTGCTTATTAGAAAGTGTATAATGGAAAACAATGTGCGGGTAAtaacttcaaaattttctttgGCCTAAAAAATTCTTGGAGATATGCCAGATTATAAGCTGGTAAAAATCGATGGCTTAAAGTAAGATGTGCATTCAATCCGATCAATTGCCTCGAACAAAATATCGAAACAGTAAGTCCAGGAAGCGCCAAACAGGACCATGTCGAAGGTTCTTAAGAACGTGATAGTCAAACTTATTGTCGGAGCAGGTCAAGCTGCGCCTTCTCCTCCAGTTGGTCCAGCTTTAGGGTCTAAAGGTATTAAAGCTATTGATTTCTGTAAAGAGTTCAATGCCAGAACAGCAAACTTCCAACCGGGTACTCCGATTCCAGTactcatcaatatcaaacCAGATAGAACATTTTCgtttgaaatgaaaagcCCTCCTACTGGATATCTTTTATTGAAGGCATTAAGTCTTGAGAAGGGACACGGACAACCAAATATCAGTAACCCTGATAATGTATGTGGTGAACTGTCGTTAAAACATATATATGAGATCGccaagatcaagaagacCGATGGAAGACACGCTGCTCTGGAACTTGAAGGAATCGTAAAGTCTATTATCGGTGTTGCTAAGAGTATGGGTATTAAGGTAGTTCCATAAActgacttttttttcactaaTCAAAGCATCGATTTGTGAAATAGTGAAGGTCTCGATGGAGAGTTTCATTCCAACTGGTTTATTAGCATTTGTAGACCTCATTTCGTGTACATAAAATAGaataatgaaaagataaaattataataatatatcaaCTACTATAGATGAAGATGTATATGATGATCCAAATGAACTGAAACCGAAGTGAAAAAAGATGAACTGAAGTCAGTGTGAGGTAGAT from Kluyveromyces lactis strain NRRL Y-1140 chromosome D complete sequence harbors:
- the NOP6 gene encoding Nop6p (some similarities with uniprot|Q07623 Saccharomyces cerevisiae YDL213C), giving the protein MSEEQKLTKKQLKAQQFKKSKDERETDKEDKKRKREEEEKQKLEQDQTSKKKRKTRRGKGGKGTKKGNRFIVFVGNIGRETTASQLQAHFKASSPDHIRMRQDKGIAFLEFDGDKDHKNIQRRMDVALLQHKTMLGDRKINVELTVGGGGNSATRLEKLRTKNDKLDIERNQRMAKLISDSRGNKKTDQDSESNGAEKNEPKKPSSVPAGIHPDRARFIK
- the NPR1 gene encoding serine/threonine protein kinase NPR1 (similar to uniprot|P22211 Saccharomyces cerevisiae YNL183C NPR1 Protein kinase that stabilizes several plasma membrane amino acid transporters by antagonizing their ubiquitin-mediated degradation), which translates into the protein MSSLTKLLQEKRNQEPSSKSALTSSLKGSLAESRNSNSQSHAGHPNGTVVSSPMEIRDGAGGSDTTVTQVDSNDDGSLEASYEFSQSFVNANSAHTATMYGSSVPNRSRSGSILISSGKFPQDTNGRGVPGRLGTSIGRHTTSTSVISNNLPSLSSSIPYSAPNSNTTNDSTVNSAESSASSSWLDKHGSLPSNIAAIDSNVISSPKVESVEPRFVISKQKLQQKSNMNHDTGKPVSRSSSLSSQLGSFFFSKNKDNEPSLVASSYGAGVSQTNNYYNNSNSNSNTNSNNNNNSSAIPSSSTSHGSSIPKPIRARASSIYNSSRQPTASYNEHVLGSPQSLHENLSQNQYTPKSRHSSVADLKRFFKKHGNSSASYSESPPISANFSNASGASAGFAPGSLGSNDVVYAASHVPALPFSKRYLKTGENLGAGAGGSVRLMKRISDNQVFAVKEFRPKFEHESKRDYVKKITSEYCIGTTLRHPNIISTIEIVYENNRIFQVMEYCDYDLFAIVMSNKMSYEEICCCFKQILTGVEYLHSIGLAHRDMKLDNCVINNQGIVKLIDFGAAEVFSYPHSKTLIESSGIVGSDPYLAPEVCIFTKYDPRPVDIWSVAILFACMVLKKFPWKIPKLKDNSFKFFCSGRDCDSLSALVTKTPKPPSYDNAVQSDEPAESTSKSNNPSDPNNTNIGPQRLLHSLPEETHHIIGRMVDLAPACRANIEEVLNDPWIQSIDMCTVEVDNQGNYVVHPGMDHKHTQVDQSEAHIAGLEKKKKAK
- the MRPL19 gene encoding mitochondrial 54S ribosomal protein uL11m (similar to uniprot|P53875 Saccharomyces cerevisiae YNL185C MRPL19 Mitochondrial ribosomal protein of the large subunit), yielding MSKVLKNVIVKLIVGAGQAAPSPPVGPALGSKGIKAIDFCKEFNARTANFQPGTPIPVLINIKPDRTFSFEMKSPPTGYLLLKALSLEKGHGQPNISNPDNVCGELSLKHIYEIAKIKKTDGRHAALELEGIVKSIIGVAKSMGIKVVP